Within the Mucilaginibacter sp. CSA2-8R genome, the region TTAGATGCTGCCAAACGGGTTAAAGGTGATGTTGGCGTTTCAGCATACTGAAAGCGGATTAATTCTTTAACATGGAAGCCTTCGTACTCGCGCGCAATTTGTTTTTTTGCGTGATTTGGTAAAACGTTGTAAGTTACAGTTTCTGTATGGCCGATGTATTTACCGTTAGTATCGTAATAAGCTGACATTTTAAGGTTATCAACAGTAAAATCAACTTTTTCAAAGTTTTCATTTACAGTCCAGTTTGTTTCTTTGGCATCAACAAACTCAGACTCAAACTGACGCAAAACAAAATAAGGAACTTTGTTTACATCATCAGATTTTTTACCGCCATCAGCAGCAAAAGTGTTTAAACTAAAAACTGCAAATAAGGCGCTCAGTAATGCTATCTTTTTCATAATGTTTGTTTTTTTTTATTTCTAATCTTAAATCTGCAACAAATTTACAGCACAAATATGAAAATGATAAACAATTTTGAATTTTTATAATAATTTCATAAAATAATGGTTTGAAATTTATGTTTTTAAAATTTAACCGATTACACCCACTTATAAATAACAAATTGCTAATGGATTTCGGAATAAGCAATAAACTTGTCATTAAAACATCAAACAAGTTGAATATTTAGCAATCAATTGAGCTTTTTTATATAATCCAAAAATAAAAAAAGTGCTTCTTTCTTTTTATCGGTAAGCGGATAATCTATTTTATGTGTTAAATAATCTTTTATATCAAAGTCTTCGCGCATAGGCATGTCTTTAAACAAGTCTTCACGATGATCAAGCCCATATTGTAGTGACTGATTTAGCTTATCAATAAAAGCCTGCGGAATCGGCTTATTTGCTATCCAGGCAGCAAAGGTGAAAGGTAAACCGGTAAACTTAGTCCACTCCGATGCCAGATCGTATATATAAGGATAACTATCAGCTTTTCCGAAGGTGCGGTCGCCTATTTGCACAAAAGCTGTTTTTACATCTGACGATTGACCATAATCAACGGCGTTGGTTATCAACTGCGGGTTGAGCTTCCAGTAATTTTGCAAAAGCACGCGTGCCAGGTTATTTGACGAGCGCGACTGCGGATCTAATTGTAACCTTTCAACCTCATTGATGGGGCAGTTACTAAAAATAAACACGGAATTTACAGCGCCTACAGCACCTATGCAATAATCAGAAACTAAGTGCCACTCAGGTAAACTTAAAGTAGCCGCTACAGGAATCAGGCCTATATCAGCTTCGTCGTCAATTAATTTTTGTGCACAGTCAGCAGGTATATCCAGACTTAAATCTATTTGATTAATGATATCTGTATGCTGTAAACCGTATAAAAAAGGTTTAGTGTTAGTGTAACTAACAGCTGATATACGTATTTTTTTCAAAGAAGTAGCTTAATGAATTTTTAAATGGATGGCGTTGTTAAATTCAGCTATCGTAAACTGCTCACCATCGAACGTAACTTTGTATAAAACGAGGTTTTGATGCGGAAAATCATCCATGTGTTTTAAAGATTTACCGGTAAGCAAACACAAAAACAGCCGCATGGCGCGGCCATGCATGCAAATAAGCACGTTTTTTTCTTCCGGATGACTCATGATCGTCTTGAGTGCCTGCTCCTGCCGTTGCTTTACCTCATTTGGACTTTCGCCGCCCTCAAACTTTGCATCCAGGTTGCCCGAGGTCCACTCACGCATAATTTTTAAAAATGCGGATTTTGTTTCGGGAGTACTGGGTTGCCCTTCATATTTACCCCAGGCTAACTCATCCAGGCCCGAAAGTTTTTCAAAGGGTAAACCTGCATCAATAAACTGCTGAACACTTTGCTGCGTACGCTTAAGCTCCGAAATGTAAATTTTATCAAATGGGATGTGCTTGTAGGCGTTATAAAATAACCCAGCCTGCTGGCAGCCTTCACTGTTAAGTTCAGTGTTCATCCCGCGGCCTTGTACAATCCCCTGTTTATTTAAATCGGTTTGCCCGTGGCGTACGATATATAGTGTTTTTTCTGTCATTGTTTAATTGATAACCGGCAGCTTGTAAAATTGAGGCTTGGTTTCTTCGGCAAACTGATATTCTGAGTAATCGGTAACAACGTTGTAGAGCGTATCACGCTCAATTGGATGACGGCCCACTTGTTTAATTAACTCCACCAATTGTTTAGTGCTCATACCCGGATGCTGTTCTTCGGCACCGGCCATGGAGTAGATCTTGGTCGTATCATCAAGGGTACCATCAATATCATCCACACCAAAGTTTAATGATAGTTGCGCGGTTGTACGGCTTATCATAGCCCAGTAAGCTTTGATATGGTCAAAATTGTCTAGGTAAATGCGGGCAACGGCATAATTGCGCAAATCCTCAATAACAGAAGACTCTGCAACGTTTGACATTTGATTGTCTTTGTTACGGAACTTTAATGGTATAAAGGTCTGGAATCCTCCTGTCCGGTCCTGTAACTGGCGCAGCTGCTCCATATGGTCTACCCGGTGGCGGTATTCTTCGATATGCCCGTATAGCATAGTCGCGTTAGAGCGCATACCTAATCTATGCCATTCTTCGTGTATCTGCAGCCACTGGTCGCCTGTACATTTATCCTTCGCAATCTGCTCGCGTATTTCCGGATGAAAAATTTCGGCACCACCGCCCGGCATTGATTCCAACCCGGCTTCTTTCATTAACCGCATACCGGTGGCATAGTCAACTTTTGCTTTTTTAAAGATGTAATGATATTCAACCGGTGTTAATGCTTTAACGTGCAAGTCAGGACGGTGAGCTTTGATAGCACTAAACAGCTGCTGATAAAAAGGCATATCATACTGGGGCAAAACACCACCTACAATATGCACTTCGGTTACCGGCTCATTATCGTATTTTTTGACGATGTCGAGCATTTCATCCATTGTGTACTCCCACCCTTCCGAACGCTGTTTAATTAAGCGCGAGTAAGAACAAAATTTGCAATCGTATACACAAAGGTTTGTAGGCTCGATATGAAAATTACGGTTAAAATAAGTTTTATCGCCATGGCGTTTCTCGCGCACGTAATTGGCTAATATACCTAAATACCCTAATTCGCCTTTTTGATATAGTGTTACTCCCTCATCGAAGGTAATACGCTCATGGTTAAGTACTTTTTGAGCTATATGTTTAAGATCGTCAGCTAAACGGTCATCCTGGAGCAGCACTGAGAGTTGTTGTTCAGCATCCATGTTTAAAGTAGAATTATTGGGCAAAGGTAACAATTAAGGCACTTATGCATATCACTTGTTTGTAACATTGTTTCTGTGGTGGTACGCAAGTTTCCTGATTGCGCATTGCATAATGTTTACCACTGTGGTGTTACGTAACGCCATAAAACAACAAAGGCCTTTTCTTTCGAAAAAGCCTTTGCAGGGTAAATTTTACAGCATATCAGTTGTATACTTTTACCATAAATATATAGTCGTGTATTTTATTAAACTGCTGAGCCTGAGTTAAACCGTTCAAACTGCTTTTATTGTTTAATATAATCTTATTATCGGTAGAATCTTTGGTAATCTCTTTAGCAACCCGGAAAAGGTATTTTGATTTAATGGCGTAAGCAGCACCTTCGGCCTGGCTTTGCTTACCGCTTATAACACCAATAATGTTGCCTTTGGCATCAAGCACCGGGCCACCGCTATTACCTGGATTAACAGGTAACGATACCTGATAAGCAACAGTATCGCCGTTTAATCCGTTAGCCGAGCTCAGGTAACCCCTGCCTAAAACCAACGAATCGGTAGGAAAGCCAGCGGTATATAGATCCTCGCCTACATCGCTTCTCGAACGACGGAAACTGTATGGTAAATTATTAAATTTAGAAAAAGACGCGTCGTCAATTTTAAGCACCGCAATGTCATATGCCGGCTCAGTGTAAATTACTTTTGTGCGATAGGCATCGCCGGCAGCATTTTGCACATAAACCGAATCAGCGTTTCTAACTACATGGTAGTTGGTTACGATGTAGCCATTTGCTGTTAAGGCAAAGCCGGAGCCTGCAAAAGAGCCATTATTGATAATACGCTTGCTTGATTTAATATCGTGAAGGATCGCTTTGTTGTTGCGCTCTGCGTTTTCGGCAGTGCGTTTAATACTCTGCATTTCGCGGCGCAGGGCAACATAGCTTGTTGTACTTTTATTTAAACTACCGGTAAGATATAATGTAGCTACCACAGCAAACAAGGCGATAGAAGCAGCCACCGAAATTTTAGAATGGTGGTTGCGCCATAATTTAACTACCCAGTTTGGATGGATGGTTAACTCTTCAGTTAGCGTATGTACATCTATTTCCTGGTGTATTGCATTCAGGCGGTTTTCAAGGTCCACGCGTTTGCCATACTGCTTTATTAAGCCTGTGAAATGAGCATGTTCTTTAATGCGGCTTTCAATAGCAGCGTTATCCTGGCGCATTGCCTCAAAACGTTCCCTTTCTTCGGCGCTCATTTCGCCGTTTAGGTAACGTTCTATCAATTCAATCAGTTGGTGGTCACTCATTCTTACTTCCTTTTAATTTTGCTGAAAAAATAGTTTTTTCAGCCTTTGCAGGCATTTGTATTTTTGAGTTTTAGCATTGTCAGCATTAGTATAACCAAAACGTTCACAGATATCCTGCATCGAATGGTTGTGAATGTAAAAGTCCTCTATAATGGTTTTGCAGGGTTCGCCCAACAACTGTAACGCAGCTCCCATTTTTTCAAATTGAATGTCGCGCTCAGTATGTAAGTCTCCGTCTTCTTCAACCGGCAGGTGTTCTTCAAAATCTCTAATATCTCCGCCATACCTACTTAGTTGCGTAAGCCGCTTAAGCCATAACTTACGGCAAACCGAATACAAAAAAGTTTTTAGCTTGCTGCTCAGCTCAAACTTTCCGCTTTTTACCTTATTGTAAAGAACGATAATGGCCTCCTGATATACATCTTTTGCATCATCAGCCGTACCATTATTATTGATGACCAGTTGTAACACCATCGGGAAATAGCCCACATACAAACGCTTCAAAATTACATCCGAGTCGTTAAGTATGCCGAATACCACTTCGCTATCTGTTGGTGCTGAACTGTTTACTGCTTTACTCACTACTTAATACTGTTTTTGCTAAATTGTAACCCATTGTTCATAAAAAAAAATTTAAAGCAAATAAGTTAGGGTTACTTTTTTAGTTGCGGCGGATTAACATAAAAACTTAATCACTGCAAAAATGAAAAACTTATTTAAACTTCTGATGCTTACATTGGTAGTAAGCGGCTTTACAGCTTGCTACAGCGGTACACCTAAAGGCAAACTCGACTCGGTAGCCGCTAACCCATCTGACACCGGAACATCTACTAGTGTTGACACCCTGCCTAAAACGGCTGATACTACAAAAACTGATACAATAAAAAAATAAAT harbors:
- a CDS encoding menaquinone biosynthesis protein, yielding MKKIRISAVSYTNTKPFLYGLQHTDIINQIDLSLDIPADCAQKLIDDEADIGLIPVAATLSLPEWHLVSDYCIGAVGAVNSVFIFSNCPINEVERLQLDPQSRSSNNLARVLLQNYWKLNPQLITNAVDYGQSSDVKTAFVQIGDRTFGKADSYPYIYDLASEWTKFTGLPFTFAAWIANKPIPQAFIDKLNQSLQYGLDHREDLFKDMPMREDFDIKDYLTHKIDYPLTDKKKEALFLFLDYIKKLN
- a CDS encoding histidine phosphatase family protein, with product MTEKTLYIVRHGQTDLNKQGIVQGRGMNTELNSEGCQQAGLFYNAYKHIPFDKIYISELKRTQQSVQQFIDAGLPFEKLSGLDELAWGKYEGQPSTPETKSAFLKIMREWTSGNLDAKFEGGESPNEVKQRQEQALKTIMSHPEEKNVLICMHGRAMRLFLCLLTGKSLKHMDDFPHQNLVLYKVTFDGEQFTIAEFNNAIHLKIH
- the mqnE gene encoding aminofutalosine synthase MqnE, producing the protein MDAEQQLSVLLQDDRLADDLKHIAQKVLNHERITFDEGVTLYQKGELGYLGILANYVREKRHGDKTYFNRNFHIEPTNLCVYDCKFCSYSRLIKQRSEGWEYTMDEMLDIVKKYDNEPVTEVHIVGGVLPQYDMPFYQQLFSAIKAHRPDLHVKALTPVEYHYIFKKAKVDYATGMRLMKEAGLESMPGGGAEIFHPEIREQIAKDKCTGDQWLQIHEEWHRLGMRSNATMLYGHIEEYRHRVDHMEQLRQLQDRTGGFQTFIPLKFRNKDNQMSNVAESSVIEDLRNYAVARIYLDNFDHIKAYWAMISRTTAQLSLNFGVDDIDGTLDDTTKIYSMAGAEEQHPGMSTKQLVELIKQVGRHPIERDTLYNVVTDYSEYQFAEETKPQFYKLPVIN
- a CDS encoding S1C family serine protease, whose protein sequence is MSDHQLIELIERYLNGEMSAEERERFEAMRQDNAAIESRIKEHAHFTGLIKQYGKRVDLENRLNAIHQEIDVHTLTEELTIHPNWVVKLWRNHHSKISVAASIALFAVVATLYLTGSLNKSTTSYVALRREMQSIKRTAENAERNNKAILHDIKSSKRIINNGSFAGSGFALTANGYIVTNYHVVRNADSVYVQNAAGDAYRTKVIYTEPAYDIAVLKIDDASFSKFNNLPYSFRRSRSDVGEDLYTAGFPTDSLVLGRGYLSSANGLNGDTVAYQVSLPVNPGNSGGPVLDAKGNIIGVISGKQSQAEGAAYAIKSKYLFRVAKEITKDSTDNKIILNNKSSLNGLTQAQQFNKIHDYIFMVKVYN
- a CDS encoding sigma-70 family RNA polymerase sigma factor, which codes for MSKAVNSSAPTDSEVVFGILNDSDVILKRLYVGYFPMVLQLVINNNGTADDAKDVYQEAIIVLYNKVKSGKFELSSKLKTFLYSVCRKLWLKRLTQLSRYGGDIRDFEEHLPVEEDGDLHTERDIQFEKMGAALQLLGEPCKTIIEDFYIHNHSMQDICERFGYTNADNAKTQKYKCLQRLKKLFFQQN